A single window of Rhizobium sp. SL42 DNA harbors:
- a CDS encoding substrate-binding periplasmic protein has translation MKVLGILLSLAAAPVAAADTVYFTTEDYPPYNFRAGNDIKGAGYDQLIVIMEELKIPYSVEMMPWARAIALAQTEPMHCVLTTAHIPERDTLFKWVEPLAIGRNLMVARKGSGLDVKNTDEAKSYTVGTQRNDYTQTLLENAGFEKIDLATDLKLTLKKLESGRLDLMPIDEQHYVQLVKDGEPLEVKFVFTEQKFSIACNSSFPDDLLARMQGALDTIIADGRQAKILGNYGLIDSNVEARAATP, from the coding sequence ATGAAAGTTCTTGGCATACTGCTTTCACTTGCGGCGGCCCCGGTTGCCGCCGCCGATACTGTCTACTTTACCACCGAAGACTACCCTCCTTACAATTTCCGCGCCGGCAACGACATAAAAGGCGCGGGCTACGACCAGTTGATCGTCATCATGGAGGAGTTGAAGATCCCCTACTCCGTCGAGATGATGCCCTGGGCACGCGCCATCGCACTCGCCCAGACGGAGCCGATGCATTGCGTATTGACCACCGCCCACATCCCCGAACGCGACACGCTGTTCAAATGGGTTGAGCCGCTGGCGATCGGCCGCAATCTGATGGTGGCCCGCAAAGGATCCGGCCTTGATGTGAAGAATACCGACGAGGCCAAGTCTTACACAGTTGGGACACAGCGCAATGATTACACTCAGACGCTGCTGGAGAATGCCGGATTTGAGAAAATCGATCTCGCCACCGATCTCAAACTGACATTGAAGAAACTGGAAAGTGGCCGCCTCGATCTGATGCCGATCGACGAACAGCATTACGTGCAACTGGTAAAGGACGGCGAACCCCTGGAGGTCAAGTTCGTTTTCACCGAGCAGAAGTTCTCGATCGCCTGCAATTCATCTTTCCCGGATGATCTGCTGGCCAGGATGCAGGGTGCGCTCGACACGATAATAGCCGATGGCCGGCAGGCCAAGATTCTCGGAAACTATGGCCTGATCGATTCGAATGTCGAAGCACGCGCGGCAACGCCTTGA
- the pth gene encoding aminoacyl-tRNA hydrolase, with protein MMILAGLGNPGSQYERNRHNIGFMAVDEIHRRHSFSPWTKKFKGLIAEGTLAGEKVLLIKPQTFMNLSGESVGEAMRFYKLGPEDIIAIYDELDLLPGKARIKTGGGHGGHNGIKSLDAHCGLNYRRLRLGIGHPGDKSRVHGHVLGDFAKSDAEWLEPLLEALADNADMLIKGEDSQLMNKLALATGGKADEEKPGQASNAPKPTKAATPQKTGQSHIHQARNFNQPKKLPESGPMAEMLKRMFGKKDD; from the coding sequence ATGATGATCCTTGCTGGGCTCGGAAACCCGGGCTCTCAATATGAGCGCAATCGCCACAATATCGGTTTCATGGCGGTGGACGAGATCCATCGGCGCCATTCCTTTTCGCCCTGGACGAAGAAGTTCAAGGGCCTGATCGCAGAAGGCACGCTTGCCGGCGAAAAGGTGCTGCTGATCAAGCCGCAGACCTTCATGAACCTCTCCGGCGAAAGCGTCGGCGAGGCCATGCGCTTCTACAAGCTTGGACCCGAAGACATCATCGCCATCTATGACGAGCTTGACCTGCTGCCCGGCAAGGCCCGCATCAAGACCGGCGGAGGCCATGGCGGCCACAACGGCATCAAGTCGCTCGACGCCCATTGCGGCCTGAACTACCGTCGCCTGCGGCTCGGCATCGGCCACCCCGGCGACAAGTCGCGCGTCCATGGCCATGTGCTCGGCGATTTCGCCAAGTCGGATGCGGAATGGCTTGAGCCATTGCTGGAAGCGCTGGCTGACAATGCCGACATGTTGATCAAGGGCGAAGATTCGCAATTGATGAACAAGCTGGCCCTCGCAACTGGCGGCAAGGCGGACGAAGAAAAGCCTGGCCAGGCGTCAAATGCGCCGAAGCCGACAAAAGCGGCCACACCCCAGAAAACCGGCCAGTCGCATATCCATCAGGCCCGCAACTTCAACCAGCCGAAGAAGCTGCCGGAAAGCGGTCCCATGGCCGAAATGCTGAAGCGCATGTTCGGCAAGAAGGACGACTGA
- a CDS encoding oxygenase MpaB family protein, with product MNVIPHLPSPLLSRLDAYALKLIMPQDMAIDFTAPPGEPALVWADSVSWLVFKNPVSLFIGGVTAVLLELAEPRVRDGVWQHSSFRTEPLKRLQRTGLAAMVTVYGARSTTEAMIRGIVRRHDVVHGTTSEGQAYQANDPLLLNWVQATATFGFMQAYHTYVRPLSSEERDRLLAEATVAAGLYGATEAPRNQAELDLFFEVMRPRLVPSPVIVEFLSIMENVEALPTMARPLQRALVKAGIALLPAWVRARLDLTAAQWQLSTLERSMVGAAARGADRLILPSSPPIQACRRLGLPEDYLFR from the coding sequence ATGAACGTCATCCCGCACCTACCGTCGCCCCTGCTGTCCCGTCTCGATGCCTATGCGCTCAAGCTTATCATGCCACAGGACATGGCGATCGATTTCACCGCCCCGCCGGGCGAGCCGGCGCTGGTGTGGGCCGATTCCGTGTCCTGGCTGGTTTTCAAGAACCCCGTCAGCCTGTTCATCGGCGGGGTGACCGCCGTCCTGCTGGAACTTGCCGAGCCGCGTGTGCGCGACGGCGTATGGCAGCACAGCAGTTTCCGTACGGAACCTCTCAAGCGCCTGCAGCGCACCGGGCTCGCCGCGATGGTGACCGTCTACGGCGCCCGCAGCACCACCGAGGCGATGATCCGCGGCATTGTACGGCGCCATGACGTCGTGCACGGCACCACATCCGAGGGACAAGCGTATCAGGCCAATGACCCGCTGCTTCTGAATTGGGTTCAGGCGACGGCGACCTTCGGCTTCATGCAGGCCTATCATACCTATGTCCGGCCACTTTCATCCGAGGAGCGCGACCGTCTGCTGGCCGAGGCCACGGTCGCCGCCGGTCTTTATGGCGCGACGGAGGCCCCGCGCAATCAGGCTGAACTTGACCTGTTCTTCGAGGTCATGCGCCCGCGCCTTGTCCCGTCACCGGTTATCGTCGAGTTCCTGTCGATCATGGAGAATGTCGAGGCCCTGCCGACCATGGCGCGACCGTTGCAACGCGCGCTGGTGAAGGCTGGCATTGCCCTACTGCCGGCCTGGGTGCGTGCCCGCCTCGACCTCACGGCAGCACAGTGGCAGCTTTCCACATTGGAGCGGTCGATGGTCGGGGCCGCGGCCAGAGGTGCCGATCGCCTGATACTGCCATCCTCTCCGCCCATCCAGGCCTGCCGACGGCTGG